The following DNA comes from Triticum aestivum cultivar Chinese Spring chromosome 3D, IWGSC CS RefSeq v2.1, whole genome shotgun sequence.
CTCGCCTCTGCCGAGTTCCTGCCCGCTGGAAAAATCACATGTAATGGCTTTCAGAAATTCAAATGGCAGAGGCACTGGTGTTGCACTTGGATCCTGCAGCTTCTTCTCCCATAGATCGTTTGAGTTGGCCATTTCCAGGAGTACCTTGTGTATTTGCTCCCACTATAATCTTTAAGTACGCCTGATTGTGAAATCGTAGAAATAGTCTTAAAAGCGAAGGTCTAGATCTTTGCAGTACACCCGAAAGCTAGGGAAGCAATACCGCGGAAGAACATACTGACACTAACCTGGGCCCGTGGTGCTTGTGCCTACTCAAAGACGATTCTTGGCACCCAGATGATGCAGGAAGGTGGATCAATCCTGGCGATCTCGAGAGGGGATGCTGACTGATGAGAATGGGGAGGATCCAGTTTGGGCGCGGAGATGAGAAGCAACTTGGTCAACGCCTAGTAGATAGGTTCTGACGCTGATCCCTTTGTTGGGTTGCCTTCAATAAATAACGAAACATCCATGTGCTAGCATTTGACTTTTGGGAGCTGGGATTGAGCAGACAAGAGGACAGCACATGAAAAAGCGCCTTAATTTTGTTTAGCATAATCAGTGTGTTTTATTCACGACTTGGCGACCCGCCTACCTCTAATCAGTGCGTTGATACTTGATAGCATCCAATTCGAAGAGGAGAGAGACATACTGCGagtggaaggaaggaagggggagacgCGCGTGAGGTGGAGTTTGTAGACCGTAGTCAGTCTCAGTTCCCTGTGTACGActatcaaatactccctccatttttactTAATCCGTGTATTAGTTTtgatcaaagtcaagctttgtaaactttgacaaaatttataaacaaaaatattaacatatataataacaaatcaatatcattagtACATATTTATTCTgttattatatttattttataaaatttaACTTGAATTAAATCTAATACGTAGAGTAAAAATAACAGAGGAAGTATTACCTCTGCCCGTGTTTATAAGACCGTTTAGCAACACAGCAACGTCTCTTTTATTAGGCCATTTGTCTCGGCTGCCGTTCCGCTGATTAAGGAAAATTAATCCCCAGCCTGCTACATGCGAGTCTGGCTGCATGCAAGCATTTGTTAGGGCATTTTCAAGGTGGACAGCGGACCGCGCTGTGCGGACCGCGAATGCCATCCAACGATGACCTGTATCGGTCCACGAAGCGGTCCGGATGCGATTTCTCCTGCAAATCAGAGACAAAAGTGGAAAAGGTTTGCGGGAGTTCGAATCGCTCCCAATCCCGCTTCTAATCGCTCAGGCCCATCAAAAAAAACCTCCCCCTCCTGCGCGTGCTCCCGCCCGACGCCACCTGCCCACATTCATACCGCTGTAGAGCGCGCCGCTCCGCATTGAAGACGGCCCAGggcggacgcaacctctcactacctccgtcattgaagcggcgcgccgggcgagggtgccgcccgctgcacgcccggctgaacacgcatCCTCGCCGCATTCATACACCCTCATTAACCCCGCGTGAAAGCCGAGAaatctactccggccacacgtccgttcatgagcggctGGCATCAAAGGCAACGCCGACCGAGCTCCTACCGTCAGCCCTCTGTTTAAACAAGGGCAGACGCCGGGCAAAAAccacacccctccgccgctccctcaATCTCCTCCTCGACCACTCTTCCGATGGCGTCCAAAGATCAGTTCTTCAGCATACAAGCCGACTGGGTGGCCCACCGAGTCGGCCGGATATGAGCGAGGCGGAGCAAGTTGCTGCCCCATGCCGCCGAGTGGTTCAACAACTCACCGCTCCAGGCCCACCCGATGAGGAGTGGCTAGTTGCTCGACGCCGGAATGATGGGGAGCAGGGCGGCACGGGCGTCATCGTTGTCGTCGACGGCGGCCGCGCCTTCCGTGCCTGCGACCGCGCCTCTCGTGCATGCGACCGcaccgcgcctcccgtgcctgcgaccGTGCCATGCAGGTCGAGGCAGAAGCCGGCTCATCCAAAAAGTTGAGCTCAGACTTCGGCCGGTGGTACCTCCAAGCTATGACGTCATAAGCGCGCCAACGAGCTCTGGTGCCTCGAAGGTCCCGAGCCAGTGCATGCTGCATCCCGTCGCACAAGATCGCAGACGGCATAGCGGCCGAACGGCCGGAGCCGAATGTCACGAAAGCTCGTGCTTCTCCTCGGCTCGGCGGTGATGATGCATGGAGCAGTGATTGATTCGGTCGATGCAGTGGTGCGTCGGCTAGACGAGCGAAGGGGGCAGTGGATCCGGCGACGGGGCGGTGTGGCAGTGGTGGTGGTGATGGAAATCGGTCGACATGGTGGCACTGGCGATGGCGACCGAATGGGGTGTAGCGGTGACCGTTCCGGCGGCAAATGGAAGGAGGAAGGGGGGCAGTGGATCCGGGGACGAGGCGTTTTTCGGCCCAAAGTGCCCGAAGCGGCAGCTTTTTTTGGCACGACGATGTTTTTTTTATCATGTGTTGGAGTCTGCAGCCGCTACCTCCGGTATGTAGAAACTGTTGGTCATATTATTTTTTGAATTAGTTTGAATTGCTTATGTTATGACTCATGTGGTCTGCTGGTCATATTTCAGTGGCTCCAGAAACATTTCCAAACAAATTAATACATGGAATTATCTCCGGTGTCTAGTCTAGCTCCTCAAGTAAATATACGATGTGGTATGCTTTTCCTTTTGTATATGCCACACATTTAGTCCGGCCTCTCAAACCTTATCGCTCTCTCGAGCTCTCTTGGCTCCCCAAAAACGGTACGTAGCGAGCATGTGAGCCGCGAACGCTTCCCGTCCCAAATCCCAAATGCAGGCGCCTGTGACGCCGGCGGGCTCCGTCTCCACCGGAGAGACACCGCTTCAACGGCCACCCGTCGCCATCTCCTCGCCACCATCCGCCGCAACGACAACGAGGAGGCGGCTGCTCGTGTCCGCCGGTGGcctgctcctcgccgccgccgcgggcaaCAACAACGCTGCCagcaggggagcggcggcggcagcggtggaccTCGGCTACGACCCGGTGACGGAGGCGGAGCGCGCGGCGAGCGCCGCCGTGTCGCAGCGCGTCGGGGAGGCGGTCCGGCTGCTGGAGGCCGGGCGGGAGCTGCAGGCGCGCGGCGAGTTCGCGGGGGCGCTGGCGTCCTTCACGGCGGTGGTGAGCGGGTACAAGGAGCTGGCGCTGTCGGAGTACGCGCGGGTGGGGCGGGCTCTGGTGCTGTACGAGATCGGCGACCGCGACGAGTCCATCACGGAGATGGAGGACGTGTCGGTGGCGCTCAAGGGGTACCCGGAGATCCACGCCgcgctggcggcggcgctgtaCGCCGACAAGCACGCGCCGCTGCTGGCCGAGTTCCAGTTCAACATCGCCACGCTGCTGGACCCGCACTACTCCGACCTCGCCTACGTCAGGGACACCAAGCACTGGCCGCCCAGCCTCGTCGCCTCCCTCAAGAACTTCATTACACTCAcctagcctcctcctcctcctcctaggtACCACTACTATAGATAATTTCTTGCTCATCTTCTTCCAGTTCCTCTATCATATACCGTATACGGATACGGAGAACTAAATTGTACCCTCCAATTCCAAAAAAAAATACTGTAAAGGATTTATGATGTCTGAAATTTGTAGTACGTACtgcttcctccgtcccataatgtaaggaAGGCTGGAGCAGTACGTACTACTTGGCAGGAGACATACACTACTCCGGGGATCGTATTTCTTTGTGTTAGAAAGAAAGATTGTTTATTGCACTTATTGACAAGCATTTCTCATTTAATAACAAACAGGACTTTCTGATAAAAGGAAGCTAACGTTGTTCGCGCCAGCAGTTCGAACTCTCGAAGTGAAAGAGAAACTAACTCAGAGAGCTTCTGTTTTATCCATTACCTAATGCTCAATCCATACACTAATTATCATCAACCAAAATTTACACATAAGGCAAGTAAGCTGTACAAAACATAGCACACAAATTCAGCCCACGCATCACACTCACACCTGATATGGTACGGTACATGGCCATGGCAGCTAGCTAGCTTCACTTGGGCTCCACCCTCGACGACGGCAGCCCGCCGCCGCTGTACTCGGACGGGCTGTCACCTCCATACGGGTGGCGCGGCGTCCTGCTGGCGTAGCTCATGGACTCCGACGCCGACTCGGGGGCGCCGCCGGCCATCCTGGTGATCCGCTCGATCTCGCTCACCGCTTCGCCCATGGACGGGCGGTCGGCGCCGGCCTCCTCCACGCAGCGCAGGGCCAGGTCcacgtactgctccagcccgcccAGCGACGTGGGCGACGCGCCCAGCACCGGGTCCAGCAGGTCATGCAGGCCGTACAGGTCCTTGCTCCGGTCCAGCGCGGCGAGCACCTCCCGGACGATGTACCGCCCCCGCTCCAGCGGCTTCTTGGCCGTGATCATCTCCAGCAGCAGcacgccgaagctgtacacgtcgctcTTCTCCGTCAGCTGCTGCGTCATGTAGTACTCAGGGTCCAAGTAACCCTGCATGGCACACCCACACGGACGTGTACAAACAACTGAAATTAGGACCGTCCAACTTATAACCATCATCAAGCTTGTAAGGTTGGTTGGAGAGCGAACCATTGTGCCCTTCACTTGCGTGGTGACCTGCCCCCTGCCGTCCTCGCCTAGAAGCTTGGAGAGGCCAAAGTCCGAGACCTTGGCGTTGAGCCGCTCGTCGAGGAGGACGTTGCTCGACTTGATGTCCCGGTGGACGATGGGAGGGTCTGCGAGCTCGTGGAGGTAGGCGATGCCCTTGGCAGTGCCGAGGATGACGCGGAGCCTCCGCTTCCAGTCCAGACGCACGCCGGACTTACCTGAAGAAAGAAATTTCCAGGCAGCACAGCACGCATGAGCAAGAATGACAAATGAGTGATGCACCTGGCTGACACTGCATGCACTGACCGAGAAATTTCACCTGTGAGGCTCTCTTTGAGTGTGCCATTGGGGATGTACTCGTAGACCAGCATCTGCTCGCCCTGGTCAAGGCAGAAACCCATGAGGCTCACCACGTTCTTGTGGTGAACCCTGGACAGGAGCTCGATCTCGGTTCTGAATTCCAGGCTCCCCTGCAGGGATCCCTCCTGGGATCTCTTGACAGCAACCAGTTGCCCAGTCGGAAGTGTCCCCCTGTAAACCTGCAGTATGGAATCGCGGAATATTTGATCACTCCTGACCTGACATGTGTGTATCAAGTTATAAAAATGCATGACATGTGGGTTCTACTTCACCTTCCCGAAGCCGCCATTCCCTATGTCGTTCGCCTCCGAGAAGTTATTGGTTATCTTCTTCAGCTCAGCAAACGTGAACGTGCGCGCACCGCGCAGCTGTGGCACACTGGTGCTGGTgctcttcatgtccaaagaagctGCAGGCAGAGATGGTAGTCGGTAGTCAGCAAGCAAATTAATCACGCAACGCTGGTCATTTGGTTGGTCAAAGATGAGATCGCCTACCGAAAGACTGGCTTCTCTCTTCGGTCTTCTTTGGTTCTCTCTTCCGTCTCGTGATGAAAAAAATAACAAGAAGCAGCACTGCAATAACAACTGCACCACCAGCTGCGACTCCGACGATAAGTGGCAACTTGTTCGCCTTTGAGTTTTTAGATGCTGGCACCTCTGTTGCAACACGATAGCTTTGGGCGATGAAATAGTATGGACCGAAAACAGGGGGCGGCTTATACGTTTGATTGCTCAAAATGAACCCAATGTCAGAAATGTCCTGCTCTCCAAACTGAACCTTGCCGCCGGGGAACACCTCCAAGCtaatctccaagttgttgttcgCATCAAAGAATGGGTTGTGAAGAGCGATCGAGTCGATCAGGGCCTTGTATGACAGGAACTTGGTCTTCATGTCCTTCTCCAGTAGAAGGTAGTACGACTCATTGCTGAGGTCAGAAAATGATGGTGCCCTGAAGAACAGTGTGCCTTTGTACGGCACAGCACATGTGCAGCTTGGGCTCAGAAGCTGGCTTGGGAGGCATGTCGCTGGCAGCCCGGAGCAGTTCTTAGAAGTAGAATATGGTGGCGCCGCCGGGTTGGATTGTGTCGCGGTTTTGCAGTATTGCTCGTTGTTCCCTTGGTTGCATATTGGGTTTCCTAAAAGTCTGTGACGAAAATATATGTGAAAAAACTGAATCCGTCAGGGAATTTCAAGTTGTGACAGACACAATGCGGAGTGTCTCCTTACATGAGTTTCTTGTTGTATTGGGTTCCCCCAACAGTGAGCTGATCGATTTGATTGCCCTGCAAATCAATTGTTTGGAGCTGGCTACCAAAGTCTGACCCAATATTTAGGGTGCCATTGAAGCGGTTGCCCCGAAGCTTCCTGAAATTGTCAGCCAGTAACAGTTCATTTGAATATGAATAACTGTATGATCATATCTACTTGTATATTTATCAGCTAGCAGTGAAGACTAGCAAGTAGAAACCCCTCACAGTGTCTGAATTGCAGAAAGGGCGAAAAGTTCTTGCGGAAGCTGCCCGCCGATTTGCAGATTCTCTAGGTATCTGGAGCCAATGAAAAATGTCAGATAAATTTGCCTTGACTGATAAAATACTAGACGAGAGCAGAAAAGATAACAGCTAGAAACTTACAATGAAGTCAAAGACGGCAAAGCGGTGAACCAAGCTGGAGCATCGGATGCATTGAAGGTGTTGTTACTCATGTCCCTATGACAAAGTTGCTCATGCTTTAATCGCAACCCTAGTCTTGTTTTTCAGAAAGGAAAGGTGAATTCATCGCTTACACAAAGCTGAGCGCAGTCATTCCTGTCAGGTCTGGCAGTGGGCCAGTGAGCTGATTGTTTTCTAGATGGCTAGGGCCAAACAAAAAGATTGTAAGCTTCCTCATATATATATTTGATACTGACAAAAGGAAGAATTAAACACACAGGACACTCACAGTTCAGCAAGCTTGGTGAGGTTGTTGATGTTGGTCGGAACTGGCCCAGACAACTGTTTGTTGTTATCAAAACGTCTGCGTTCATTCAACTTCATGATTGGAATCACATATGCATGCTAGTAAGTACCATAGTATGTGGATGCATTTACTTACAGAACTTCCAGCACGTTAAGAAGGCCTAGAGTAGGGGGGATGCTGCCAGAGAAGTTGTTGTTGTCGACAAGACTTGAAAACATGGAACAAATCACTTAATTAGCCTCACCACACAACTGTGGCAGATATGGGTTACGGGATTTTTTATGGCCTTACAAATGTATCAGCTTCATGTGTGAGTTGAAAATCTGGCTCGGTATGGTGCCAGAGAGCTGATTACCGCCGAAGTGGCTGCCAAAACGCGGTGAGTACACAAGGCGATGTAAAATCTTCAGATATCAAAGAAGAAAAAAACTTCAGCTATCAAGTTGTCCATTTCGGAGAATGTACTCACAAGTGCTTTGTATTTGTCAGATTATCCAAGCCAGGATTTGTCCCGTCGAATACCGGAAGTCCTCCAGTGAGCTTATTCTCAGCTAGATCAAACCAGTATAGCTTTGAGAGGCCACCGAGTGACAGCGGTATGTGACCAGTGAACCTGTTGGAGTTTAGAGATCTGCAGGCAGAGTGGTAATAATCAACCTTATTTTACTGAaaccaagtgcagagatttgtgtAGAAAAATATGACTAGGTGAAATCCTGGTACATAAACAAAAAAACTGATAAAAAGTTGCAGCCTTCTAGGTCCAAAAGTAGCACATATATGATTGCGATTTTCTGAAGCATTTTCAGAAAGACTGCCAACCATAACAGTTGGAAGGTCTCATGGTTGAAAGAGAGGTTCAACCATAGAATTTATGTCCTCTGAACATGGCAAATTTACAAGAAATGGCCAGGAACGTTATATACATATTAAGCTACTTACAGAAATATCAGCTTTGAGAGCTGGCCAATCTCTTTAGGTATTTCACCAGCAAAGCTGCAGCCAACAAGTATTCTGTAGAGGGAGGATAGAGCAAAATAAGTCAAAGAAGCATCCATGCACTGGACTTTTTGGACACAGTGAACCAGCTGCGCTCCTCCAAAATTTTGACACAGTTAAAAACTACTCACAAATTTTGGAGGTTGCTCAAGCTTCCAATGGATGAAGGAAGAGAGCCACCCAAGTCCTTGTTGTAGGATAAGTCCCTGCAGCAAAAGAGGCAAATACCTAATAAGTTTGCTTACTATGAGAAATCAAACTTGTTCATTTTATAGGCCTGATTCTGAAGGTCCTCACTGAAATCGGATTGAAATAAAATCAATCGTTAGTGTTTAAACTAGAGCAGAGGAGAGAAGAAATTACATACAAGTATTGTAATTCCGAGAGAGATTGAATGTCCCCCGAAAGAGTTCCGGACAGTGATTGACTTGACAGTCTTCTGCAAAACATCCAACGAAGAAGAAGGACACAACACGACGATGAGTGATCATTGTTCATCAAGGAAATGGATAATTAAAAATAAGCACAGAGCCTTGTATAAATCTATGGTGCTTAGGATACTAACATGGATGTGACCCGGTCCTGGATGCAAATTATCCCGATCCACTTGTCGCCGCATGGATCATTGCCATCCCAGTTTGATGGTTTGGTGTCCCAGGAAGCTGCGATCCCGGTGAGGCCAGCAGCTGCAAACATAGATAGACAGGAAGGACACGGCGAGCAAATCAACGCCACAGTAAACCAAACTGAAAGAAGAAGCAAGAAATACATACTGTCTTGCACATTTGTATCAGCCAGGATGACAGAAGCCTGCACAAGAACACCAAACAAGATGAGCCATGGAGAGAGCTCCATGCTTGGGCAGTTTCTCGAGGTGTCCCTGAAATGATTTTAGTTGCTCATCTGTTTGAAGGTCAGAATAGGCCATTTGCTATATGAAGGTGACACCAATTGTCTATTCATGGTGAAATGGTCAAGGACATGAACTGTCCCTCTCGGCTCATCCAGCAAGTAATCAATCATGCATACGCACACCTTGGAGAAAAATCGGAGCTAAACAAAAATGCGAGAAGAATAGATGTGGTCAACGGGCTCTGCCAATTGCATTAGGAAAATGACAGGGTTTGCATAGTTTTTTTTAGCCCTTAATTTAGTGGTTGGGGGGTGCTACATCGCAATTGCACAAAGAAATCAGAAGATAAGGTTGAAGAGCATGTGCATTGAAGTATTTGACGCAGACAAAAGATGAAGGAGGACAAACCACGGGTACTACATGCAAGGCTAGTGAGTAGAAAAATGGAGGAAACTTCCGATGTTCCTCATTAAGTTGCCTAGTTTCTTCTTTGATGTGTAACATTTTAGTTATTTATCGCCAACTTGAGCTCAACCTACCATGTCCATAAGCCAAGTCATACATGACACGATAGCAAGAACATGCCTCCTAGTGGATTGGCTACAAGCACCTGTCTAAAAGACTTAATTGGCCCCTCCAACTTACAGACTACTTTATTGGCTTCTCCAACTTACAGATTATGCCAGCTATCCCCCCCTAATCATCTTCCCTAATTGCTCCCCTAATTACCCTCGTACCTTTATAACAATCTGTCGCCACCAACTTGATGCGTAGCAGCCGCCGTCATCCGCCACCGGGTCTCCTTGCTCTGCTGCCGCTGCCCTTTTGCTTCTTCCCCACGCACGGACATTGTATGGCCCAATGGTTCAAGCATTTCACCAAACAGGTAGTGTGCGCCAGGCCGACACGCACGCCGGCGTTTGGCCAAGGGGACGCCGGCTCAGCGCCGCTCGGGAGCAGCACGCACTCGGTCAAGCACTCACACACACGCATCTCGCAGCCGTCCATGTCCGTAGACACCACGCGCACAGCACACAGCTGAACGAGCTCCGCACGCGTACGCCGCGGCCAGGAGAGCTCCGGGATCCTCGTGCGAGGGCTTCGGTGCTTGCGTCCGTGGCCTCTGCGGAGAGTGATCTCGAGCCGCGCCTGGTGCAGTGCTCGCCGACCGCGTCGAGGtggccggcgaggcggcgacgaAGGGAAGGGAGGACATGGTggagcggggctgctggttcccgTAAGCTGCATCGATGCAGAGAGCAGAATGACAGCTGGGCGGGCCGGCGCAGAGACATTTCTAACGGAAACGGTACGGCAAGAGATCCACCGTCAGCGTATGCGTCGTGATTCGTGCATAGGGGGGCACCCGATATTTCGGTGTTCCTCGCTAGATTCTCCCTGGACAAGGCATTTTGGCTCCTACTCAGATGGGCCCGGGAATAAAAAAACATTAAAAATACTGAGAGTAGGGCGTTTCGGTGCCCAGtctcatctgcacccggttagaaaaaattcataaaaaatacagaaaacattcaaaaaattctaaaaaaattttgTGTGGTAGAAAATTTGATGTGTGAGACACGCCCAAAATTTCAAGtaatttggacatctgagcagctcttagcaaaaaagacaaattgggtcaaaacagtacatgaacagtaaacatttttacagacccccaatttgtcttttttctGAGAGCTGCTCATAtatccaaatgacttgaaatttcgAGCGGGTCTCACGCAACAAATTgtctaccacacaaaaaaaattgggattttttattttttctagtatttgttttgatttttttcctcagcgcgggtgcagatgagctcgggtgcagagatggattttcgAATAAATTCATACAATTCTGAAGTTTTTTGTGGAGAAAGATGATTGAGTGCGTGATGTGCGTGCCAAATTTCAGAGCATTTAGATATGTGAGTAGCTtttagcaaaaaagacaaatttaggATCTGTGAAAAGTTTACTATTTGTGCATTTGGACCCGGTTCTCTTTTTCTTTTGCTCAGAGCTACATAAAGGTCCAAATGCTTTGAAAGTTGGCACGCACCTCTCACACTCAGCCATCTTGCTCCACAAAAAACTTCGGAATCCTTTGAACTTTTCTAGTATTATTTTTGATTTTATTGTCACCGGGTGCGGATGAGAAGTGGATATTCATCTCTCTTTATCTTACACAATAAATCTACCCTTTTATTTCATCTTTGCTAATTTAAACCATTCACATATATTAAATCATAATTTTGTTCTTGGAACTTTTAACTTTTTGGATATTCAAACTGCTAGCACCAAGTCCTTTAGACCAAGATCAATTTTTGATACATTTTGAACATGTTTAAATTTCAACATTTCAATTCACTTATTACTGAATATATTTCAGGGTGGGAACTGCTTAGAACAAGATGGATGAGTGAAATTTCTTTAAATTTTAGTGATTTATTTCAATGAGTGTGGCATGTTTTCTTAAGAGGAGTGAAGGTTTTTAGTGAAATTAGTTTGTTTCGTAAGAgtggattttttttttcaaatgagTGCAACCTGTTTTCTAACATGagtgattttttttaatttggttaaatattttttaaaacaaatcaaatcagttctttgaattgactggaatcaaaaaataataatgagtgaattttttttgaattatgtgAAATAAGTGAGATCACTTCTTTGAAATAAAGTGAAATTATTAAAATAATAGCACTCATTTTAAAAAACCATTGAAATTAAACTCAATAATGAAAAAAGGTGAAGTCACTCTTTTTGAAATAATTGGAATGCTTTTTTGAAATAACGGAAACAGATGTTTTGAAATAATTGAAATTGGTCTTTCGATGTATTTGAAGCTGGTTTTTTAATTTAATTTTGTATTGGTATTTCGAAATTACAGTTGAAGTTGGTtttcaaaaaaaagaaatttgTTCTTTTGTAAATGAGTGAAATGATTGTTTGAAATAATTCATATACTAGCTTAGCCCGCGCGGCGCCACGTCGCGCCCGTCGGTAAGTCGCAACTATCTAGACCATAGTTGAAACGGTAGAAGTATAAACAATTATGAGCTAAACAGATATATGAAATTTTaagccagcctacgtgggatgtGTATACGATGACACAACTGTACTGCAATAAGAAATCGCAACCGATTTTCCCTGAATTAGATCATCTTGGTATAGCCTCCTATAGGATTAGTTCCAGTAATAAAGTGGTACAAAGCTTTTGCAAATTCTTGGACACGTCCGACATGTAGTTTGCTCAAATCATTGTTTGCCTTGTGAATTCATTCTGTTGAGTAGCTACTTGCTGGCAAGCCatgttgaattgcaattgcttgttGGTCCGTGCCTTTTCTTGTGCCGTAGATAGTCTTTCTTTTGTGACTTCAAGTGCGTAGTGACAGCCTTTTCTTTGGCTCCGTCTTCTGTTTCGGCTGGTTCTCCTTGAAACGTCATCGAAGATTCTTACGATACGTTATGTTTATATGTAATAGTGTTTTTAATGTTTATTATAAGACTTAATTTAAAGCAAGAGAATTAGTATGTGGAATTATGGGCACAAAAAGAGAAGCTAGAGAAAACACTTTTTTCTGTGGGGTTAAAGGGGTTTCATTGCTCAACTTCGAGGGAGATCCTTCATACAAAGTTGTGGTATATTAGCAGGATCCGATCTGATCCATAGCTAGCATCGTATGCCCTTCAGCATGACCAAAAGAAACTAATCTATGACTTACAACATTTTGGTTCCTACTAACATGAACAATAGTAGAACTATCCCTCTCACCAAGACGCTCCCTAACTTCATTCACCAACATTGCATTCAACGATCAATCCGGGGGACTGTGCCTGCATAGAGAGCATCACAGCTTTACAGTCCATCTCAACATCAATTGGCAGTGTAGACCATAGCAATGCAAAGTTTGGCCCCTCCAAACATGTTCTAACTCCGCTTGCATTGGGCTCGCATAACGCAGTATGTTTCTGCACGCCGAGAAGATTATGCCACCAGTATTGTTTGGTAGAATCATCCCAACACATGCT
Coding sequences within:
- the LOC123077296 gene encoding uncharacterized protein — protein: MQAPVTPAGSVSTGETPLQRPPVAISSPPSAATTTRRRLLVSAGGLLLAAAAGNNNAASRGAAAAAVDLGYDPVTEAERAASAAVSQRVGEAVRLLEAGRELQARGEFAGALASFTAVVSGYKELALSEYARVGRALVLYEIGDRDESITEMEDVSVALKGYPEIHAALAAALYADKHAPLLAEFQFNIATLLDPHYSDLAYVRDTKHWPPSLVASLKNFITLT
- the LOC123077295 gene encoding leucine-rich repeat receptor protein kinase HPCA1 is translated as MELSPWLILFGVLVQASVILADTNVQDTAGLTGIAASWDTKPSNWDGNDPCGDKWIGIICIQDRVTSIRLSSQSLSGTLSGDIQSLSELQYLDLSYNKDLGGSLPSSIGSLSNLQNLILVGCSFAGEIPKEIGQLSKLIFLSLNSNRFTGHIPLSLGGLSKLYWFDLAENKLTGGLPVFDGTNPGLDNLTNTKHFHFGGNQLSGTIPSQIFNSHMKLIHFLVDNNNFSGSIPPTLGLLNVLEVLRFDNNKQLSGPVPTNINNLTKLAELHLENNQLTGPLPDLTGMTALSFVDMSNNTFNASDAPAWFTALPSLTSLYLENLQIGGQLPQELFALSAIQTLKLRGNRFNGTLNIGSDFGSQLQTIDLQGNQIDQLTVGGTQYNKKLILLGNPICNQGNNEQYCKTATQSNPAAPPYSTSKNCSGLPATCLPSQLLSPSCTCAVPYKGTLFFRAPSFSDLSNESYYLLLEKDMKTKFLSYKALIDSIALHNPFFDANNNLEISLEVFPGGKVQFGEQDISDIGFILSNQTYKPPPVFGPYYFIAQSYRVATEVPASKNSKANKLPLIVGVAAGGAVVIAVLLLVIFFITRRKREPKKTEERSQSFASLDMKSTSTSVPQLRGARTFTFAELKKITNNFSEANDIGNGGFGKVYRGTLPTGQLVAVKRSQEGSLQGSLEFRTEIELLSRVHHKNVVSLMGFCLDQGEQMLVYEYIPNGTLKESLTGKSGVRLDWKRRLRVILGTAKGIAYLHELADPPIVHRDIKSSNVLLDERLNAKVSDFGLSKLLGEDGRGQVTTQVKGTMGYLDPEYYMTQQLTEKSDVYSFGVLLLEMITAKKPLERGRYIVREVLAALDRSKDLYGLHDLLDPVLGASPTSLGGLEQYVDLALRCVEEAGADRPSMGEAVSEIERITRMAGGAPESASESMSYASRTPRHPYGGDSPSEYSGGGLPSSRVEPK